A genomic segment from Glycine soja cultivar W05 chromosome 20, ASM419377v2, whole genome shotgun sequence encodes:
- the LOC114402727 gene encoding uncharacterized protein LOC114402727 isoform X2, with the protein MGTQKSNMFDAPFKYMVPEDKEIPDRPLPSHWTPSMQAYNTSGSTPTPFLNQQAAGSHMPLYMWVNQVNNTLLQSDALHDPRMLSSKPTVAGDFPSTKKQHCNLMLENASSTKLNQDLETGLDASDANAQLVNLEKDEIRRERKRQSNRESARRSRMRKEKECEELHKQMEMLKDENSVLTQRLKSLSEECLEICNENDAIEEELIKMYGPESIADLLLFKPT; encoded by the exons ATGGGGACACAAAAGTCTAATATGTTTGATGCACCTTTCAAATACATGGTGCCTGAAGAT AAGGAAATTCCCGACAGACCTTTGCCATCACATTGGACTCCTTCTATGCAG GCATATAACACTTCTGGGTCTACTCCAACTCCCTTTTTAAATCAACAGGCAGCTGGTTCTCACATGCCTCTCTACATGTGGGTAAATCAG GTAAACAACACACTACTTCAATCCGATGCTTTGCATGATCCAAGGATGCTCTCCAGTAAACCCACAGTAGCTGGG GATTTTCCTTCAACTAAGAAGCAGCACTGTAATTTGATGCTTGAAAATG CAAGTTCAACCAAACTGAATCAGGATTTGGAGACAGGCCTAGATGCATCTGACGCTAATGCTCAACTTGTAAATTTG GAAAAGGATGaaataagaagagaaagaaaaagacagtCAAACAGGGAATCGGCGAGGAGATCAAGGATGCGGAAAGAG AAAGAATGTGAAGAGCTACATAAACAAATGGAAATGCTTAAGGATGAAAACTCCGTGCTCACACAGAGGCTCAAGAGTCTTTCTGAGGAGTGCCTGGAGATCTGCAATGAAAACGATGCCATCGAG GAAGAGCTGATTAAAATGTATGGACCAGAATCAATAGCAGATCTATTGCTCTTCAAGCCTACCTGA
- the LOC114402727 gene encoding G-box-binding factor 1-like isoform X1 yields the protein MGTQKSNMFDAPFKYMVPEDKEIPDRPLPSHWTPSMQAYNTSGSTPTPFLNQQAAGSHMPLYMWVNQVNNTLLQSDALHDPRMLSSKPTVAGDAVLAFSEIVHRTFGEQNLNSIKKCARNLQPKSLITKESTENGSKSSIMKTNRDGVLCSEANGNKGSPDEDHITNDFPSTKKQHCNLMLENASSTKLNQDLETGLDASDANAQLVNLEKDEIRRERKRQSNRESARRSRMRKEKECEELHKQMEMLKDENSVLTQRLKSLSEECLEICNENDAIEEELIKMYGPESIADLLLFKPT from the exons ATGGGGACACAAAAGTCTAATATGTTTGATGCACCTTTCAAATACATGGTGCCTGAAGAT AAGGAAATTCCCGACAGACCTTTGCCATCACATTGGACTCCTTCTATGCAG GCATATAACACTTCTGGGTCTACTCCAACTCCCTTTTTAAATCAACAGGCAGCTGGTTCTCACATGCCTCTCTACATGTGGGTAAATCAG GTAAACAACACACTACTTCAATCCGATGCTTTGCATGATCCAAGGATGCTCTCCAGTAAACCCACAGTAGCTGGG GATGCTGTACTGGCTTTTTCAGAAATAGTACACAGGACTTTTGGCGAACAAAACctgaattcaataaaaaaatgtgccaGAAACTTGCAACCAAAAAGTTTAATAACTAAGGAATCAACAGAAAATGGAAGCAAATCTTCAATAATGAAAACCAATAGGGATGGAGTGTTGTGCAG TGAAGCAAATGGAAACAAGGGATCACCAGATGAAGATCACATTACTAAT GATTTTCCTTCAACTAAGAAGCAGCACTGTAATTTGATGCTTGAAAATG CAAGTTCAACCAAACTGAATCAGGATTTGGAGACAGGCCTAGATGCATCTGACGCTAATGCTCAACTTGTAAATTTG GAAAAGGATGaaataagaagagaaagaaaaagacagtCAAACAGGGAATCGGCGAGGAGATCAAGGATGCGGAAAGAG AAAGAATGTGAAGAGCTACATAAACAAATGGAAATGCTTAAGGATGAAAACTCCGTGCTCACACAGAGGCTCAAGAGTCTTTCTGAGGAGTGCCTGGAGATCTGCAATGAAAACGATGCCATCGAG GAAGAGCTGATTAAAATGTATGGACCAGAATCAATAGCAGATCTATTGCTCTTCAAGCCTACCTGA